One Nyctibius grandis isolate bNycGra1 chromosome 17, bNycGra1.pri, whole genome shotgun sequence genomic window carries:
- the SSR2 gene encoding translocon-associated protein subunit beta isoform X1 has protein sequence MKLLILAVFALLYVARCEEGARLLASKALLNRYAVEGKDLTLQYNIYNVGSSAALDVELSDDSFPPEDFGIVSGMLNVKWDRIAPASNVSHTVVLRPLKAGYFNFTSATITYLAQEGGQVVVGFTSAPGQGGILAQREFDRRFSPHFLDWAAFGVMTLPSIGIPLLLWYSSKRKYDTPKTKKN, from the exons aTGAAGCTCCTGATTCTCGCCGTGTTTGCCCTGCTGTACGTGGCCCGCTGTGAGGAAGGCGCCAGGCTTCTGGCCTCCAAAGCTCTGTTAAACAGATATGCAGTGGAGGGCAAGGACTTGACTTTGCAGTACAACATCTACAACGTTGGCTCCAG TGCTGCTTTAGATGTGGAGCTGTCGGATGATTCTTTCCCCCCAGAAGATTTTGGCATCGTCTCTGGGATGCTCAACGTCAAGTGGGACAGGATTGCTCC AGCGAGTAACGTGTCCCACACCGTGGTTCTGCGGCCTCTCAAAGCTGGTTACTTCAACTTCACCTCTGCTACCATCACATACCTGGCGCAGGAGGGGGGACAGGTTGTG GTTGGTTTCACTAGTGCTCCTGGGCAGGGAGGAATCTTGGCTCAGCGGGAGTTTGACAGGAGGTTCTCCCCTCACTTT CTGGACTGGGCAGCTTTCGGTGTGATGACCCTGCCCTCCATCGGGATCCCGCTGCTGCTGTGGTACTCGAGCAAGAGAAAGTACGACACCCCCAAGACCAAAAAGAACTGA
- the SSR2 gene encoding translocon-associated protein subunit beta isoform X2, with the protein MKLLILAVFALLYVARCEEGARLLASKALLNRYAVEGKDLTLQYNIYNVGSRASNVSHTVVLRPLKAGYFNFTSATITYLAQEGGQVVVGFTSAPGQGGILAQREFDRRFSPHFLDWAAFGVMTLPSIGIPLLLWYSSKRKYDTPKTKKN; encoded by the exons aTGAAGCTCCTGATTCTCGCCGTGTTTGCCCTGCTGTACGTGGCCCGCTGTGAGGAAGGCGCCAGGCTTCTGGCCTCCAAAGCTCTGTTAAACAGATATGCAGTGGAGGGCAAGGACTTGACTTTGCAGTACAACATCTACAACGTTGGCTCCAG AGCGAGTAACGTGTCCCACACCGTGGTTCTGCGGCCTCTCAAAGCTGGTTACTTCAACTTCACCTCTGCTACCATCACATACCTGGCGCAGGAGGGGGGACAGGTTGTG GTTGGTTTCACTAGTGCTCCTGGGCAGGGAGGAATCTTGGCTCAGCGGGAGTTTGACAGGAGGTTCTCCCCTCACTTT CTGGACTGGGCAGCTTTCGGTGTGATGACCCTGCCCTCCATCGGGATCCCGCTGCTGCTGTGGTACTCGAGCAAGAGAAAGTACGACACCCCCAAGACCAAAAAGAACTGA